A genomic segment from Girardinichthys multiradiatus isolate DD_20200921_A unplaced genomic scaffold, DD_fGirMul_XY1 scaffold_36, whole genome shotgun sequence encodes:
- the LOC124865184 gene encoding gastrula zinc finger protein xFG20-1-like translates to MDQQELELLHIKEESERIWASQDGEQLNVKEETDDTRFPVTVVHMTSEEDEEKPLFSQLHQHQTDDRDLPSSSSTDQIKAEIKVEDCGTSETSINPDLNTHGGFSNYSLTKDSEDDEEDVKHHESELKHLSDSETEDSEDDVKYHKSELKHLSDSETEDSEEDWKESRTPGSGRNTVNKSLSCSECGGKFANRRSLQSHMTCHPRLTSSDCSGNETCFREKKIIDSVTNVQKGSKTFNCGECGQGFTRKYNLKQHTKVHTGEKPFSCDACGKRFAYKSNLNIHMRIHKGDKAFGCDACGKRFVQKQKSSDQDGSGSHEGQKTGKSHNTGSQLGDVYDSVYGGQETAPKSHGDRVTQ, encoded by the exons atGGACCAACAGGAGCTGGAGCTCctccacataaaggaggaaagtGAAAGAATCTGGGCCAGCCAGGATGGAGAGCAACTGAATGTGAAGGAGGAGACTGATGATACCAGGTTTCCAGTAACTGTTGTTCATATGACgagtgaagaggatgaagagaaacCTCTGTTCTCTCAGCTTCATCAACACCAGACAGACGACAGAGATCTTCCAAGCAGCAGCTCAACTGAccagataaaagcagaaattaaagtAGAGGACTGTGGAACATCAGAAACCAGCATAAACCCAGATCTAAATACTCATGGAGGCTTTTCCAACTATTCACTGACTAAAGAcagtgaagatgatgaagaggatgtgaagcatcatgaatctgagcttaaacacttgtcagactctgaaactgaagacagtgaggatGATGTGAAGTATCATAAATCTGAGCTTAAACACTTAtcagactctgaaactgaagacagtgaggaggattggaaggagagcaggacTCCAGGGTCAGGCAGAAACACTGTCAACAAATCTTTGAGCTGCTCTgagtgtggaggaaaatttgCTAACAGACGCTCTCTTCAGAGTCACATGACATGTCATCCAAGATTAACGTCTTCAGATTGTTCCGGTAATGAGACTTgtttcagagaaaagaaaattatagattcAGTGACAAATGTCCAGAAAGGTAGTAAAACGTTTAATTGTGGTGAGTGTGGTCAAGGTTTTACCaggaaatataatttaaaacaacacacaaaAGTCCATACTGGGGAgaaaccctttagttgtgatgcatgtggaaaaagatttgcctacaagtcaaatttaaacatacacatgagaattcacaaagGAGACAAagcctttggttgtgatgcatgtggaaaaagatttgtgcAGAA gcaaaagtcatcGGACCAGGATGGGAGCGGGAGTCATGaaggtcaaaaaacaggcaaaagtcataaCACAGGGAGCCAGCTGGGGGATGTTTACGACTCTGTCTACGGAGGCCAGGAGACGGCACCGAAAAGTCACGGCGACCGTGTAACTCAATGA